One Candidatus Nitrososphaera evergladensis SR1 genomic window carries:
- the cofH gene encoding 5-amino-6-(D-ribitylamino)uracil--L-tyrosine 4-hydroxyphenyl transferase CofH, translating into MALESVLKNADPIVASALDRALSGKDITVDEAIALFDCTGLEMNLLVTVADELRRRTVGDIVTYVVNRNVNFTNVCIKQCGFCAFSRDFREEEGYFLPNEEIVRRAKEAASLGATEVCIQAGLPPKMDGHLYVDICKAVKKDLPDMHIHAFSPEEVLYGAVRSGTQTLDYLKMLKEAGVGSLPGTAAEILDQSLRDVISPGRIKVDDWVSIIKQAHSLGIATTSTIMYGHIETSRHKAEHIALLREIQKETHGFTEFVPLSFVHTEAPMYSHHTVPGIRAGADGNEVVKMHAVARIMLNNHIPNIQVSWVKEGARMSQLLLAAGANDFGGTLINESISTAAGAQHGQLMRPREIRQLIRSSGRIPAQRSTTYKLLKTFRNESDETESALDNVNSSQFGSYHQLVKLDKFRYKDAKKQQQQQ; encoded by the coding sequence ATGGCGCTTGAATCCGTGCTAAAAAACGCCGACCCCATAGTGGCTTCTGCGCTTGACCGCGCCCTTTCCGGCAAGGACATAACTGTCGACGAGGCAATCGCGCTTTTCGACTGCACGGGCCTTGAGATGAACCTGCTCGTGACGGTGGCAGACGAGCTTCGGCGCCGGACCGTGGGCGACATCGTCACGTACGTGGTCAACCGGAACGTCAACTTTACAAACGTCTGCATCAAGCAGTGCGGCTTTTGCGCCTTTTCACGCGACTTTCGCGAAGAAGAAGGCTATTTTCTCCCAAACGAAGAGATAGTGAGGCGCGCCAAGGAGGCGGCGTCGCTTGGCGCAACGGAGGTGTGCATACAGGCAGGGCTCCCGCCCAAGATGGACGGCCACCTTTACGTCGACATCTGCAAGGCCGTGAAAAAGGACCTGCCAGACATGCACATACACGCCTTTTCGCCCGAAGAGGTGCTGTACGGCGCAGTGAGGTCCGGCACGCAGACCCTTGACTATCTGAAAATGCTCAAGGAGGCCGGGGTCGGCAGTCTGCCCGGCACTGCCGCTGAAATACTCGACCAGTCGCTTCGCGACGTGATATCGCCGGGCAGGATAAAGGTCGACGACTGGGTGTCGATAATCAAGCAGGCGCACTCGCTTGGCATCGCAACTACTTCGACCATAATGTACGGCCACATCGAGACGTCGCGCCACAAGGCAGAGCACATCGCGCTTTTGCGCGAGATCCAGAAAGAAACGCACGGCTTTACCGAGTTTGTCCCGCTCAGTTTTGTCCACACGGAAGCGCCTATGTACAGCCACCACACCGTCCCGGGAATACGCGCCGGCGCTGACGGCAATGAAGTGGTCAAGATGCACGCGGTGGCAAGGATAATGCTGAACAACCACATACCAAACATCCAGGTGTCGTGGGTCAAGGAAGGCGCAAGGATGTCGCAGCTCTTGCTTGCCGCCGGCGCAAACGACTTTGGAGGCACGCTGATAAACGAGAGCATCTCGACTGCGGCAGGCGCACAGCACGGCCAGCTTATGAGGCCACGGGAGATAAGGCAGCTGATACGCTCATCAGGCAGAATCCCGGCGCAGCGCTCAACCACCTACAAGCTGCTAAAGACTTTTCGCAATGAAAGCGACGAAACCGAGTCGGCACTTGATAATGTCAATTCGTCGCAGTTTGGCTCGTACCATCAGCTGGTAAAGCTGGACAAGTTCCGCTACAAAGACGCCAAGAAACAGCAACAACAGCAGTAA
- the cofG gene encoding 7,8-didemethyl-8-hydroxy-5-deazariboflavin synthase CofG: METLLGLVERPGALTRPDAARLMAECSTEELVTAAGRVRDLTRPGGIITYSRKVFINLVNLCRDTCSYCTYKKEPGDPMLSMLNPEQVLAIAEAGRRARCTEALFVTGERPEQKYGEARSWLSSMGHSSTVDYIREMSELVLAKTGLLPHTNAGSLTKKEMAQLRDTNVSMGVMLETSSERLMSKGMAHEGAPSKNPRVRIKTLTSAGELRIPMTTGILVGIGETPEELVDSLFVIKELHEKHGHIQEVILQNFEPKPGTGMANFASTEKEYFLRAVAVCRLVMPFMNIQVPPNLNPAIYGRYVDAGINDWGGISPVTIDHVNPEFPWPTIDSVKQVTEEKGKRLRARLPVYPEYLLKKDGGFISERLEEYVRLLSDSSGLVKEEYVINGA, encoded by the coding sequence TTGGAAACTCTTTTAGGATTGGTTGAAAGGCCCGGCGCCCTGACCCGCCCCGACGCGGCCCGGCTGATGGCCGAGTGCTCCACCGAGGAGCTCGTAACAGCAGCGGGCCGAGTCCGCGACCTGACTAGGCCCGGCGGCATCATAACGTATTCCCGCAAAGTATTCATCAATCTTGTCAACCTCTGCCGCGACACGTGCTCGTACTGCACTTACAAAAAAGAGCCGGGCGACCCGATGCTTTCGATGCTCAACCCTGAGCAGGTGCTTGCGATAGCAGAGGCAGGCAGGCGCGCCCGGTGCACGGAGGCGCTGTTTGTCACCGGCGAGCGCCCCGAGCAAAAATACGGCGAGGCAAGGTCGTGGCTGTCGTCAATGGGCCATTCGTCTACGGTCGATTACATCAGGGAAATGAGCGAGCTTGTGCTTGCAAAAACAGGCCTGCTGCCACACACCAACGCCGGCAGCCTGACGAAAAAAGAGATGGCGCAATTGCGCGACACCAACGTCAGCATGGGAGTCATGCTTGAAACGTCAAGCGAGCGGCTGATGAGCAAGGGGATGGCCCACGAAGGCGCGCCAAGCAAGAACCCAAGGGTGAGGATAAAGACGCTCACAAGCGCCGGCGAGCTAAGGATACCGATGACGACCGGGATATTGGTTGGCATCGGCGAGACGCCAGAGGAGCTTGTCGACTCGCTGTTTGTGATAAAGGAGCTGCATGAAAAGCACGGCCACATCCAGGAAGTGATACTGCAAAACTTTGAGCCCAAGCCGGGCACGGGGATGGCAAACTTTGCGTCGACTGAAAAAGAGTATTTCCTGCGCGCAGTCGCGGTTTGCCGCCTCGTGATGCCTTTTATGAACATACAGGTTCCTCCAAACCTGAACCCTGCAATCTATGGCCGCTACGTCGACGCAGGCATCAACGACTGGGGCGGAATATCCCCTGTCACAATCGACCACGTCAACCCCGAGTTTCCTTGGCCTACAATCGACTCTGTAAAGCAGGTCACGGAGGAAAAGGGCAAGCGCCTGCGCGCCCGCCTGCCAGTTTACCCGGAATACCTCCTCAAAAAGGATGGAGGATTTATATCAGAACGTCTTGAAGAGTATGTGCGCTTGCTTTCTGACAGCTCGGGCCTTGTAAAGGAGGAATATGTAATTAATGGCGCTTGA
- a CDS encoding S1C family serine protease translates to MHRGLLAAAVVAAAVAIFFAYSQFSSLDWTPRTQLPDISKLITDNTDNTSDNPRQGLQNSAFEVGRVSTVEAADSEMTLPDLFDKAGPSVVQVSAGNDASEQGKLGSGFVYDDNGHIVTNLHVASGSNQLDVTFEDGTIYRATLLGSDPFTDLAVLYIKDAPKDKLVPLPLADSTKIRVGEQVAAIGNPFGLSSSMTAGIVSGVGRLIPSQDSGPLPFFIPDIIQTDAPINPGNSGGPLLDMRGQVIGINSAIRSTTGEFAGIGFAVPSNTISKIVPSLIKTGKFQHPWVGISGADMTPGLANALKLTEPRGVLVVEVIGGSPAEKAGIKAGDTPTKVDGRTVPLGGDIVLELDGHQVRKVDDILVYLQREKSVGDNMDVTVLRGGQLQHIQVHLDPRPSTQESP, encoded by the coding sequence TTGCACAGAGGATTACTTGCAGCGGCAGTAGTTGCCGCTGCAGTTGCTATCTTTTTCGCTTATTCGCAGTTCAGTTCCCTAGACTGGACGCCAAGAACGCAGCTGCCTGACATTTCAAAGCTGATAACTGACAATACCGATAATACTTCTGACAATCCGCGCCAGGGCCTGCAGAACAGCGCCTTTGAAGTGGGGCGTGTCAGCACAGTTGAAGCGGCGGACTCTGAAATGACGCTTCCCGACCTTTTTGACAAGGCCGGGCCGTCTGTGGTGCAGGTATCTGCAGGCAACGACGCCTCTGAGCAGGGCAAGCTTGGCTCTGGGTTCGTGTACGACGACAACGGCCACATTGTCACCAATCTGCACGTCGCGTCGGGCTCTAACCAGCTTGATGTCACGTTCGAGGACGGGACCATATACCGCGCGACGCTTCTTGGCTCTGACCCGTTCACCGACCTTGCCGTGCTCTACATCAAAGACGCTCCAAAGGACAAACTCGTGCCCCTGCCGCTTGCCGACTCGACAAAGATCCGCGTGGGCGAGCAGGTTGCGGCAATAGGGAACCCGTTTGGGCTTTCAAGCTCGATGACTGCCGGCATCGTGAGCGGAGTAGGGCGCCTCATCCCATCGCAGGATTCCGGTCCCCTGCCGTTTTTCATTCCTGACATCATACAGACGGATGCGCCGATAAACCCCGGCAACTCGGGAGGTCCGCTCCTTGACATGCGTGGCCAGGTAATCGGAATCAATTCGGCCATCCGCTCGACCACCGGCGAGTTTGCGGGCATTGGCTTTGCAGTCCCGTCAAACACCATATCCAAGATAGTGCCGTCGTTGATAAAGACAGGCAAGTTCCAGCACCCCTGGGTCGGGATCTCTGGAGCCGACATGACGCCCGGCCTCGCAAACGCGCTCAAGCTCACGGAGCCCCGCGGCGTCCTTGTGGTTGAAGTTATTGGCGGAAGCCCGGCAGAAAAGGCCGGCATCAAGGCTGGCGACACTCCTACAAAGGTGGACGGCCGGACAGTGCCGCTTGGAGGCGACATTGTGCTGGAGCTTGACGGCCACCAGGTGAGAAAGGTCGACGACATACTCGTATACCTGCAGAGGGAAAAGTCGGTGGGAGACAACATGGACGTGACCGTCCTTCGCGGCGGCCAGCTGCAGCATATTCAGGTGCACCTTGACCCACGTCCGTCGACTCAGGAATCGCCGTAG
- a CDS encoding winged helix-turn-helix domain-containing protein produces MSIPERKNNRGRIQIMGDVLGLATSGIRKTHIMYRANLSYEQVHMYLSELIERGLLVQHATDEGVVYRTTERGREFLYFYNKIVDFLEIPQQAGLEMPYLSK; encoded by the coding sequence ATGTCGATACCAGAACGCAAGAACAACAGGGGAAGGATACAGATCATGGGCGACGTGCTCGGACTTGCGACGTCCGGAATACGCAAGACCCATATCATGTACCGGGCTAACCTGAGCTACGAGCAGGTGCACATGTACCTGTCAGAGCTCATCGAGCGCGGGCTGCTGGTACAACACGCGACCGACGAGGGAGTGGTGTACAGGACTACAGAGCGCGGGAGGGAGTTCCTCTACTTTTACAACAAGATAGTGGACTTTCTCGAGATCCCGCAGCAGGCTGGCCTTGAAATGCCATATCTGAGCAAGTAA
- a CDS encoding glycosyltransferase has protein sequence MEPAALDVAIAAVNFTLAAIFAGILGVWVYFLTYMTKSFRLAPRMDDYHYYPLAPANGGSDSKPKVSVILPARNEEKYIARCLDTLLAQDYPNFEVIAINDNSTDRTGEIIQSYAVRDRRIVYVSTPAKPEGWAGKNWACHQGYKKASGEYLFFTDADTEHAPDVMSLAVGRMLSEGLDALTAIPRLLCNDFWTKVTLPALSTFLHTRFSPLRVNDPKHKTGYFFGSFFVITKKTYEAVGTHEGVRQELVEDGALGNKVKAAGFRMKMVRGEKHVEAIWARDFTTLWHGLRRLVIPLYHQDHTGAHLIAVAVFFIMFAPFLFLGYTVPAFFALAANSGGLGGLSATILLGVHVATILMLLATTAVQSKLGVMQSPAYALGSPLSGALIYLGFASAIVDARKKGAVSWRDRQYTVSEKQNFLH, from the coding sequence ATGGAGCCTGCTGCCCTTGACGTGGCAATAGCGGCCGTCAATTTCACGCTGGCCGCTATATTTGCCGGGATACTTGGCGTCTGGGTATACTTTTTGACATACATGACAAAGTCATTCCGCCTTGCGCCGAGGATGGATGACTATCACTACTATCCTCTTGCGCCTGCAAACGGCGGCAGCGATAGCAAGCCCAAGGTGAGCGTGATACTGCCTGCAAGGAACGAGGAAAAATACATTGCACGCTGCCTTGACACTCTCCTTGCGCAGGATTATCCAAACTTTGAGGTAATAGCGATAAACGACAACTCGACTGACAGGACGGGCGAGATAATCCAGTCCTACGCGGTCAGGGACAGGCGCATAGTGTACGTGAGCACGCCTGCCAAGCCGGAAGGGTGGGCCGGCAAGAACTGGGCCTGCCACCAAGGTTACAAAAAGGCGTCAGGCGAGTACCTGTTTTTCACGGACGCCGACACCGAGCACGCGCCGGACGTTATGTCGCTTGCCGTGGGCCGCATGCTGTCAGAGGGCCTCGACGCATTGACTGCAATACCTAGGCTTCTCTGCAACGACTTTTGGACCAAGGTGACGCTTCCGGCGCTTTCCACGTTTTTGCACACCCGGTTTTCGCCCCTGCGCGTAAACGACCCAAAACACAAGACCGGCTACTTTTTTGGCAGCTTCTTTGTAATCACAAAAAAGACGTACGAGGCAGTCGGGACGCACGAAGGCGTCAGGCAAGAGCTTGTAGAGGATGGCGCGCTGGGAAACAAGGTCAAGGCGGCCGGCTTTCGCATGAAGATGGTGAGGGGCGAAAAACACGTAGAGGCGATATGGGCAAGAGACTTTACGACGCTGTGGCACGGCCTGCGCCGGCTGGTAATTCCGCTGTACCACCAGGACCACACAGGAGCCCACCTGATAGCAGTAGCGGTGTTTTTCATAATGTTTGCCCCGTTCCTGTTCCTTGGCTATACCGTTCCAGCCTTCTTTGCCCTTGCGGCTAATAGCGGAGGGCTTGGCGGGCTGTCGGCGACAATCCTGCTTGGCGTCCACGTTGCCACAATCCTGATGCTCCTTGCGACGACTGCCGTCCAGAGCAAGCTTGGGGTCATGCAGAGCCCTGCCTATGCGCTTGGCTCGCCCCTGTCCGGCGCTCTCATCTACCTCGGTTTTGCCTCGGCGATAGTCGATGCACGCAAAAAGGGCGCGGTTAGCTGGCGCGACAGGCAGTACACGGTAAGCGAAAAGCAGAACTTTTTGCACTGA
- a CDS encoding type II toxin-antitoxin system RatA family toxin: MPTINVSREIGAPLDRVWSIISDVDNEAQYWHGTKSVRNISKNDNVIQREVVIAFKDAKTMQTVTLNPMTSIDTRITEGPITGSRIVTLNSVGGGDKTKVDVTWDFKLAGLLSVFGGMVKKHIAEGTEQALERIAKAAE; encoded by the coding sequence ATGCCCACAATCAACGTCAGCCGTGAAATTGGAGCGCCGCTTGACAGGGTATGGAGCATCATCTCTGACGTCGACAACGAGGCGCAGTACTGGCACGGCACCAAGTCGGTCCGCAACATCAGCAAAAACGACAACGTCATCCAGCGCGAAGTGGTGATCGCATTCAAGGACGCCAAGACAATGCAGACAGTCACCCTGAACCCCATGACTTCAATCGATACAAGGATAACGGAAGGGCCGATAACCGGAAGCAGGATCGTGACTTTGAATTCTGTGGGAGGAGGCGACAAGACAAAAGTCGATGTGACGTGGGACTTCAAGCTCGCAGGTCTGCTGTCCGTGTTTGGCGGCATGGTGAAAAAGCACATTGCCGAAGGAACAGAGCAAGCACTAGAGAGAATAGCAAAGGCAGCCGAATAA
- a CDS encoding CbtA family protein, which yields MKTLTFIAISLLSGIIAGTILALVNQSVVLPFIERAIAIENQNAVAQGEMIDPTAMDAYRLWQKEGSVAAGALLGLSYGALLGVVFAYARKSLPGKNNIAKAVLLAGIMWIVIYLAVAVKYPANPPAVGNPDTIYLRMTLYVAMLAISGAAAIGSAFLYKKMGPQKSARKAVVPAVYVAVVIAAVFALPANPDPVTAPMDLVNGFRIASASTMAMFWLVLGAVLGVLWDKTKPHETATVKNAP from the coding sequence ATGAAGACCCTCACTTTTATTGCCATTTCTCTTTTGTCTGGAATTATTGCTGGAACCATTTTAGCACTTGTTAACCAAAGTGTCGTCCTGCCTTTTATCGAAAGGGCAATAGCCATTGAAAACCAGAATGCCGTGGCGCAGGGCGAGATGATCGATCCAACTGCCATGGACGCGTACAGGCTGTGGCAGAAGGAAGGAAGCGTAGCCGCCGGCGCCCTCCTTGGGCTTTCGTACGGCGCCCTCCTGGGCGTGGTTTTTGCCTACGCAAGAAAGAGCCTGCCCGGTAAAAACAACATTGCAAAGGCCGTCCTGCTTGCAGGGATAATGTGGATAGTGATATACCTTGCAGTCGCAGTAAAATATCCTGCAAACCCGCCTGCAGTGGGCAACCCTGACACCATCTACCTGCGCATGACCCTCTACGTTGCCATGCTGGCGATTTCCGGCGCCGCAGCAATCGGCTCTGCGTTCCTTTACAAAAAGATGGGGCCGCAAAAAAGCGCAAGAAAGGCAGTCGTCCCTGCCGTGTATGTTGCAGTAGTGATTGCGGCGGTTTTTGCGCTACCGGCAAACCCCGATCCTGTTACTGCACCCATGGACCTTGTCAACGGCTTTAGGATCGCAAGCGCCTCCACGATGGCGATGTTCTGGCTGGTCCTTGGGGCGGTCCTTGGCGTGCTGTGGGACAAGACTAAACCGCACGAGACTGCCACGGTAAAGAACGCGCCATAA
- a CDS encoding CbtB domain-containing protein, producing MSFTNQIARATEGVPKIAVGILLGILVFGIFVVGFDQGQLFALAQGNPADPANPAYENLLMHEFTHDMRHAAGFACH from the coding sequence ATGTCATTTACTAACCAGATCGCACGAGCAACAGAAGGAGTTCCCAAGATCGCCGTTGGCATTCTGCTTGGCATCCTCGTATTCGGCATCTTTGTAGTGGGCTTTGACCAAGGCCAGCTGTTTGCGCTGGCGCAGGGCAATCCGGCCGACCCGGCAAACCCTGCGTACGAAAACTTGTTGATGCACGAATTCACGCATGACATGAGGCACGCCGCAGGATTCGCATGTCACTAA
- a CDS encoding DUF4443 domain-containing protein, which produces MFRQPKIVHTFVRALEKVASRYAPSRLLSFGEVHVFVALQLMSRRGHVSRNALSKELALGGGAVKTLVKHMKMNGLIETSNGGTKMTAKGKDIFEGLASAIPAEMDLPRSQVALAKYNYAVLLREFGFAVRSGIEQRDAAIKMGATGATTLLYHDGRFAMPDDGRQDPLKKEQALKKELAEMLKPQEGDVVIIGSAERGMKAAELAAKSAALTTIMAHEKHAS; this is translated from the coding sequence TTGTTCAGGCAACCAAAGATAGTGCACACTTTTGTAAGGGCGCTTGAAAAGGTGGCAAGCAGGTATGCCCCAAGCAGGCTCTTGTCCTTTGGCGAGGTGCACGTCTTTGTTGCGCTGCAGCTGATGAGCAGGCGCGGCCACGTGAGCAGGAACGCACTTTCCAAAGAGCTTGCCCTTGGCGGAGGCGCGGTAAAGACGCTTGTCAAGCACATGAAGATGAACGGCCTGATAGAGACATCAAACGGCGGCACAAAAATGACTGCAAAAGGCAAGGACATCTTTGAAGGTCTTGCATCGGCAATCCCGGCGGAAATGGACCTTCCAAGGTCGCAGGTTGCGCTTGCCAAATACAATTATGCAGTTCTGCTGCGCGAGTTTGGCTTTGCAGTCAGGTCGGGGATCGAGCAGCGTGATGCCGCAATAAAGATGGGCGCCACTGGCGCGACCACCCTTCTGTACCATGACGGCAGGTTTGCCATGCCAGACGACGGCAGGCAGGATCCGCTGAAAAAAGAGCAGGCGCTCAAAAAGGAGCTTGCCGAGATGCTAAAGCCACAGGAAGGAGACGTGGTGATAATCGGCAGTGCGGAAAGGGGCATGAAGGCGGCCGAGCTTGCCGCAAAAAGCGCGGCCCTTACCACCATAATGGCACATGAAAAGCACGCCAGCTAG
- a CDS encoding adenylate/guanylate cyclase domain-containing protein, translated as MLSPTIDLKQIQARAERTIEKGVQIDLSTALCKRYLRRHANQKTSVVVLYVDIDGSTKLTQSVPSTQLALILQLFSQEMSLLVSNYGGYVLKYVGDAVIALFPAEHDVERACKNALECGWTMLEAIGGGINPALKSHGLPELGIKVSMDYGEVLVVLYGKSLENSHIDIIGSNISMAAKMLAFAPSGSIIMGMRARDNLGKAGGKDIQEIHDPDWSYTDEKTGGRYRLYRSSRF; from the coding sequence TTGCTCTCACCCACCATCGACCTCAAGCAGATACAGGCAAGGGCAGAGCGCACCATAGAAAAGGGCGTCCAGATAGACCTGTCGACGGCTCTGTGCAAGCGCTATTTGCGCCGGCACGCAAACCAGAAGACAAGCGTGGTTGTGCTTTACGTAGACATTGACGGCTCGACTAAACTGACGCAGAGCGTGCCTTCAACGCAGCTTGCGCTCATACTCCAGCTGTTCTCGCAGGAGATGAGCCTCCTCGTGTCAAACTATGGCGGATACGTGCTAAAGTACGTGGGCGACGCAGTCATTGCGCTTTTTCCGGCAGAGCACGATGTAGAACGCGCGTGCAAGAACGCGCTTGAATGCGGGTGGACGATGCTTGAGGCCATCGGCGGAGGCATCAATCCCGCCCTAAAGTCGCACGGCCTCCCAGAGCTTGGGATAAAGGTGTCGATGGACTATGGCGAGGTTCTGGTGGTGCTGTACGGAAAAAGCCTTGAAAACTCGCACATTGACATCATTGGCTCAAACATCAGCATGGCTGCAAAGATGCTTGCGTTTGCCCCGTCAGGAAGCATAATAATGGGCATGAGGGCGCGTGACAACCTCGGCAAGGCAGGAGGAAAAGACATTCAGGAAATCCACGATCCGGACTGGTCGTACACCGACGAAAAGACGGGCGGGCGATACAGGCTTTACCGTTCTTCCCGTTTCTAG
- a CDS encoding cyclic nucleotide-binding/CBS domain-containing protein encodes MSAVSEIMSKGVVAIDLGAGTSALDIASAMVKGKTGAVIVLRDGRPAGIITERDLLKKVVAKNVKPNQARAEDIMSSPLVTVKAYDSVDTAAGLMTKNRIKRLPVLEDDGSLAGMLSATDIAKRLAKILADDQSRYRSLNAAAEL; translated from the coding sequence ATGAGCGCAGTAAGCGAGATAATGTCAAAGGGCGTCGTCGCCATCGATCTTGGAGCCGGCACTTCCGCGCTGGATATCGCCTCTGCGATGGTCAAGGGCAAGACAGGCGCGGTAATTGTTCTCAGGGACGGCAGGCCGGCGGGCATAATCACCGAGCGGGACCTGCTCAAAAAAGTCGTGGCAAAAAACGTCAAGCCGAATCAGGCAAGGGCGGAGGACATCATGTCGTCGCCTCTTGTAACCGTCAAGGCTTATGACTCTGTCGACACCGCGGCCGGCCTGATGACCAAGAACAGGATAAAGAGGCTGCCGGTGCTCGAAGACGACGGATCGCTTGCAGGCATGCTTTCTGCCACGGACATTGCAAAAAGGCTGGCCAAGATACTGGCTGACGACCAGAGCAGATACCGCTCTTTAAATGCGGCGGCTGAACTGTAG
- a CDS encoding universal stress protein yields the protein MVSRILVPHDGTEMSDRALEKATEFARALKADIIIAHIVDSRFVPPSATLSYISDRTSLEGAKTELVEILKSGAEQMLKEKMAKIKAEGIGVDFILGVGSPADEIVSIARSTESDLIVMGSRQLKSNIIASLGSVARKVLDTAHCPVMIIR from the coding sequence GTGGTTTCAAGGATTCTGGTGCCCCACGACGGGACAGAGATGTCTGACAGGGCACTTGAAAAAGCGACAGAGTTTGCCAGGGCGCTCAAGGCAGATATCATTATTGCACACATTGTTGACAGCAGGTTCGTGCCACCGAGCGCAACTCTCAGTTACATAAGCGACAGGACGTCGCTTGAAGGAGCCAAAACAGAGCTTGTCGAAATCCTAAAGTCTGGCGCAGAGCAGATGCTCAAAGAAAAGATGGCAAAGATAAAAGCAGAAGGCATAGGCGTCGACTTTATCCTAGGAGTTGGGTCTCCTGCCGACGAGATAGTCAGCATCGCACGCAGCACGGAATCGGACCTTATAGTGATGGGAAGCAGGCAACTGAAAAGCAACATTATTGCGTCGCTTGGTAGCGTGGCAAGAAAGGTGCTGGACACGGCACACTGCCCTGTTATGATAATACGCTAA
- a CDS encoding RDD family protein has protein sequence MSSETPAPSSGSQPELVLARWSDRFFAWLIDFVMVQVALYAIFAAAAFPFWFDDFSRADRFWGDGPVRYVITSVVFFAYWTFFESTKGQSLGKMVLKIRTVDLAGRPVDTRSAAIQSFGKAFLLPIDVVLGWIFTNDKRQRLFNRASDTIVIKETAASTQPSTSYRKD, from the coding sequence ATGAGCTCAGAGACTCCGGCACCATCAAGCGGCTCCCAGCCAGAGCTGGTCCTTGCAAGGTGGAGTGACCGCTTTTTCGCGTGGTTGATAGACTTTGTCATGGTGCAGGTGGCGCTGTACGCGATATTTGCGGCGGCGGCATTTCCATTCTGGTTTGACGATTTTAGCCGCGCAGATAGGTTCTGGGGAGACGGCCCGGTAAGATACGTTATCACAAGCGTCGTATTCTTTGCGTACTGGACGTTCTTTGAATCCACCAAGGGCCAGTCGTTGGGCAAGATGGTGCTAAAGATAAGGACCGTCGACCTTGCGGGCAGGCCGGTGGACACTAGGAGCGCCGCAATACAGAGCTTTGGCAAGGCGTTCCTTCTTCCCATAGACGTAGTCCTTGGCTGGATATTCACAAACGACAAGAGGCAGCGCCTGTTCAACAGGGCAAGCGACACGATTGTAATCAAGGAAACAGCCGCAAGTACTCAGCCGAGTACAAGCTACAGAAAAGACTGA